One window from the genome of Bacillus weihaiensis encodes:
- a CDS encoding DUF421 domain-containing protein gives MEETLKDMVLVLGRIITILPLLLFMTIFMGKRAIGELPIFDFLIILTLGAVVGADIADPEIKHLPTAFTILIIALIQRIVANWKLSNRKIGRLITFEPTLVVQDGKLLKQNIKSIRYSIDNILQMLREKDVFAVEDVEMAIVEANGALSVLKKPEKQTVTNESMQMNTESSISFPVIMEGEVYTDVLRYFQVDEVWLFQELIKQQIRDKNEIFFATLNARLELSVTLKDEQNSVNAPPFYH, from the coding sequence ATGGAAGAAACATTAAAGGACATGGTCCTTGTTCTCGGACGCATCATAACTATCTTACCTCTCCTATTATTCATGACCATTTTCATGGGAAAGAGAGCTATAGGGGAATTACCAATATTTGACTTTCTCATTATCCTTACATTAGGTGCTGTGGTGGGGGCAGATATTGCCGATCCAGAAATAAAACATTTACCAACCGCTTTTACCATCCTTATCATTGCTTTAATTCAACGAATTGTAGCAAATTGGAAGCTATCTAACCGAAAAATTGGCAGGCTCATCACATTTGAGCCAACCTTAGTTGTCCAAGATGGAAAGCTGTTGAAGCAAAATATTAAGTCCATCCGCTATTCAATTGATAACATCCTTCAGATGCTCAGAGAGAAGGATGTTTTCGCTGTTGAGGATGTAGAAATGGCTATTGTAGAAGCTAACGGAGCTCTGAGTGTCTTAAAAAAACCTGAAAAACAAACCGTTACAAACGAAAGTATGCAAATGAATACAGAATCCTCTATCTCTTTTCCCGTCATAATGGAAGGAGAAGTTTATACAGATGTCCTACGCTATTTCCAGGTTGATGAGGTCTGGCTGTTTCAAGAGCTGATTAAGCAACAGATACGAGATAAGAACGAGATATTCTTTGCAACCTTAAATGCACGTTTAGAACTATCGGTGACACTGAAGGATGAACAGAATTCTGTAAATGCTCCTCCGTTTTATCATTAA
- a CDS encoding MFS transporter — protein MRRFSKEENSWIFYDWANSAYSIIISTAVFPLYYKAAATEAGVSGANSTAYLGYTIAIATFVLAMLGPILGTIADYQGYKKRFFTFFFSLGVISTALLAFIPTEQWGLLLICYTLTAVGSAGANVFYDAFLVDVTTEERMNRVSSRGFGLGYIGSTIPFIISIAIIVLSQSGTIPVSTTLASKIAFIITAVWWGLFTIPLFRNVHQTYYIQREPSPVVNSFKRLWKTLKEIKQHKALFMFLLAYFFYIDGVGTIITMSTAYGTDLGISSTSLLIVLFATQVVAAPFAILYGRLSERFTGKKMLYVGIFIYIIVCIYSYFLDSTLDFWILAMLVATSQGGIQALSRSYFAKLIPKKNANEFFGFYNIFGKFASIMGPLLVAITAQVTGNSSSGVFSLVLLFIIGLVILSRVPEPDQA, from the coding sequence ATGAGGCGTTTTTCAAAGGAAGAGAATAGTTGGATTTTCTATGATTGGGCGAATTCTGCCTATTCCATTATTATTTCTACAGCCGTTTTCCCTCTTTATTATAAAGCGGCAGCTACAGAAGCTGGAGTTAGCGGCGCTAATTCGACCGCATACTTGGGGTATACAATTGCCATTGCAACCTTTGTTCTTGCCATGCTTGGACCTATTTTAGGAACGATCGCAGATTATCAGGGCTACAAAAAGCGCTTTTTCACATTCTTTTTCTCACTCGGTGTGATCTCTACCGCACTTTTGGCTTTTATTCCTACAGAGCAATGGGGACTTCTTCTCATCTGCTATACTCTCACAGCTGTAGGCTCTGCAGGTGCAAATGTCTTTTATGATGCTTTTTTAGTTGATGTGACAACAGAGGAACGAATGAATCGGGTCTCTTCCCGCGGATTTGGATTAGGCTACATCGGTAGTACAATTCCCTTTATCATTAGCATTGCTATTATTGTCTTATCGCAAAGTGGGACCATTCCGGTATCTACAACTTTAGCAAGCAAAATCGCCTTTATCATCACAGCTGTTTGGTGGGGACTTTTCACCATTCCCTTATTTCGAAATGTCCATCAAACCTATTACATTCAACGCGAACCAAGTCCTGTTGTAAATAGCTTTAAACGATTATGGAAGACATTAAAGGAAATCAAGCAGCATAAAGCGCTATTTATGTTTTTACTTGCCTACTTTTTCTATATTGATGGTGTTGGGACCATTATTACAATGTCTACCGCCTACGGTACAGATCTAGGGATTAGTTCAACAAGTCTTCTCATTGTTCTATTTGCTACCCAGGTTGTTGCAGCACCTTTTGCCATCCTGTATGGTCGCCTTTCAGAAAGATTTACTGGAAAAAAGATGTTATACGTCGGTATATTCATCTATATTATTGTATGTATTTATTCTTATTTCTTAGATAGCACTTTAGATTTTTGGATTTTAGCAATGCTTGTCGCAACCTCACAGGGAGGCATTCAAGCACTTAGTCGGTCTTATTTCGCAAAATTAATTCCAAAGAAGAACGCAAACGAGTTCTTTGGTTTTTATAATATCTTCGGAAAATTCGCTTCCATTATGGGACCCTTACTAGTAGCCATAACGGCACAAGTAACCGGTAATTCTAGTAGTGGTGTATTCAGTTTAGTTCTCTTATTTATTATCGGATTAGTTATTTTATCTCGTGTACCTGAACCTGACCAAGCATAA
- a CDS encoding GNAT family N-acetyltransferase, with protein sequence MIIQKATYEETNTLLHLTIDVMGESTMGYAKTDINSGLNMFVPLLNSGSYYLIAKEYNEIAGWVLLGPDYNPINFVKTGSITSLFVMPSFRHMGLGETLMRKALQQLKTEGYEKVILNVYEGNPAKRLYEKVGFSPLSTVMELTI encoded by the coding sequence ATGATTATCCAAAAAGCAACGTATGAGGAAACAAACACTTTGCTCCATTTAACCATTGATGTAATGGGTGAAAGTACAATGGGGTATGCCAAAACGGATATAAATAGCGGACTTAATATGTTCGTTCCTTTGCTAAATAGCGGCTCCTACTATCTTATTGCAAAAGAATACAATGAAATCGCAGGCTGGGTGTTACTAGGACCAGATTACAACCCTATTAACTTTGTAAAAACTGGAAGTATCACCTCTCTATTCGTTATGCCTAGCTTCAGACATATGGGGTTAGGTGAAACATTAATGAGGAAAGCACTACAGCAGTTAAAGACAGAAGGCTATGAGAAGGTCATATTAAACGTGTACGAAGGAAATCCTGCTAAAAGACTTTATGAAAAAGTAGGATTCTCTCCTCTTTCTACAGTGATGGAATTAACGATATGA
- a CDS encoding WXG100 family type VII secretion target, protein MSGIIRVTPAELVSMSNRYSSESSQVGDQISRLDTMIRELEGMWEGESSRAFSEQYQTLRPSFVQMQQLLDEISTQLNSTSKALEDADQQIASQIRG, encoded by the coding sequence ATGTCTGGAATTATCCGCGTTACCCCTGCAGAGCTAGTTAGTATGTCCAATCGTTATTCAAGTGAGAGTAGTCAAGTAGGAGATCAAATTTCACGTTTAGACACAATGATTAGAGAGCTTGAGGGTATGTGGGAAGGTGAATCAAGCCGTGCATTCAGTGAACAATACCAAACGTTAAGACCTTCATTTGTTCAAATGCAGCAGCTTTTAGATGAGATTTCTACTCAATTAAACAGTACATCGAAAGCTCTTGAGGATGCTGACCAACAAATCGCAAGCCAAATTCGTGGCTAA
- a CDS encoding EsaB/YukD family protein, with protein sequence MYIEVTIDLKHYHGDTFDLRLSNYHSVKEMVSIVWQAKNLSSSPREGYWIRVTNKQKVVQGNERLIDARIFTGDRIEIL encoded by the coding sequence ATGTACATAGAAGTAACGATCGATTTAAAACATTATCATGGAGACACTTTTGACCTCCGCCTATCAAATTATCACTCTGTGAAAGAAATGGTTTCAATTGTTTGGCAAGCGAAAAACCTTTCAAGCTCACCAAGGGAAGGGTATTGGATTCGTGTGACAAACAAACAAAAAGTCGTACAAGGTAATGAAAGATTAATAGATGCAAGGATCTTTACGGGAGATCGAATTGAAATATTGTGA
- the essB gene encoding type VII secretion protein EssB, protein MSTQIQSHFSYLQEQIEADVTQKDQTITFLFQKEKIKLDHPHEVSFLSEVNQTIQKKIEMKDDELCIEYKLPQTYSYFPRHVQRLDEKERYILAYHLVQLVKQHSLSRVHLLVCPENIVFDQGLQPYLLHFGVMESLPPYEKNSDQLFQEVKATVATLLDRTYTFEQYVRFFQTLKLSSLTKRIHEASSLQDLLIIIEENIERLKKDQANYTVVKKQSWKLTRGIMYGVIICFIPALIYSLYSFFFVQPKQTSFIQAQEFFLQDQYSDVVTELQPYEIDDMPIVTQYELALSYIINESLTEDQKETVRNTVTLQTDPQYFHYWIYIGRGEAEEALDIARFLEDRDLVQFGLLKYKEQVKSDDELDREERQQTLAEIEDEINEYERQKEEVQAAEEKEVNEGTEGTVEADEADNGQLTEPAEQAEPASAPEASDASDKKETESKEKSGE, encoded by the coding sequence ATGTCTACACAAATACAAAGTCATTTTTCATATTTACAGGAACAAATTGAAGCAGACGTCACACAGAAGGATCAAACCATAACGTTTTTGTTCCAAAAAGAAAAAATTAAGCTTGATCATCCACATGAAGTCTCCTTTCTTTCTGAGGTCAATCAAACGATCCAGAAAAAAATAGAGATGAAGGATGATGAATTATGTATTGAATACAAGCTGCCGCAAACTTACTCATATTTTCCTCGTCACGTTCAAAGATTAGATGAAAAAGAGCGCTATATTCTTGCTTATCATTTGGTTCAACTTGTTAAACAGCATTCACTCTCAAGGGTTCATCTTCTTGTATGTCCTGAAAACATAGTTTTTGATCAAGGATTACAACCTTATTTGCTACATTTTGGAGTGATGGAAAGTCTTCCACCATATGAAAAAAATTCAGACCAATTATTCCAAGAAGTAAAAGCAACAGTTGCTACTTTACTTGATCGTACATATACCTTTGAGCAATATGTTCGCTTTTTCCAAACATTAAAGCTCTCTTCCCTAACTAAAAGGATTCACGAAGCTAGTTCCCTACAAGATCTACTTATCATTATTGAAGAAAATATAGAAAGGCTAAAAAAAGATCAAGCAAATTATACTGTGGTGAAGAAACAATCTTGGAAGCTGACGCGTGGCATCATGTATGGTGTCATCATTTGCTTTATTCCAGCTCTTATTTATTCCTTGTATTCGTTCTTTTTTGTCCAACCAAAGCAAACGAGCTTTATTCAAGCGCAGGAGTTCTTCCTACAAGATCAATACAGTGATGTGGTGACAGAGCTTCAGCCATATGAAATTGATGATATGCCTATAGTTACACAGTATGAGCTAGCCCTTTCTTACATCATAAATGAATCATTAACAGAGGATCAGAAGGAAACCGTTCGAAATACGGTTACTCTTCAAACAGATCCACAATATTTTCATTATTGGATCTATATTGGACGCGGAGAAGCTGAGGAAGCATTAGATATTGCAAGGTTCTTAGAGGATCGCGACTTAGTTCAATTTGGACTATTAAAATACAAAGAGCAAGTGAAGTCAGATGATGAATTGGACAGGGAAGAACGTCAGCAGACTCTAGCTGAAATTGAAGATGAAATAAATGAATACGAAAGACAAAAGGAAGAAGTTCAAGCAGCAGAGGAAAAAGAGGTAAATGAAGGAACAGAAGGAACTGTTGAAGCAGATGAAGCGGATAATGGTCAATTAACCGAACCAGCCGAACAGGCTGAACCAGCATCAGCCCCGGAAGCCTCAGACGCTAGCGATAAAAAAGAAACAGAATCTAAAGAAAAATCAGGTGAATGA
- the essC gene encoding type VII secretion protein EssC, with translation MNILWIFHQEAYQKLEWKQIQKQQVTIGSELEHTVTFQTYPKKEEPITIRKEEEGFSFHVGSSQTRKLEPLKAYKINIENEQFTLYLSQQKVEKQIYYIGHLPELSFSTREDAQSTFFKQADEGMKEQGSFDLLRQGNEWVLEGSMDETVFVNGQRVHAKQRIHTGDEIVWPFMSMTLIEDDFIQVDSVSTVHTSLPVTKQPDSEMKKKYPLYRRAPRMVYDLPDEKVQLSFPGQDTEGSNRSLWLIIMPPLVMLLVMGLVAILVPRGIFIIVSLVMFMTTLVTSTVQYFKDRGNQKKAKERRKRIYTNYLHTKRAELQQVADKQKDVLLFHFPSFERMKYLTSQHSDRLWERSLESPDFLQFRLGTGTVPASYKISATSSDMSNREMDELLEESQKLENSYQFLENLPITADLSKGAVGLIGKNAVLKNELHQMIGQLAFFHSYHDLRFVLLFDELEYLEWEWMKWLPHFQVPNSYAKGFIYNEKTRDQLLYSLYEMIRERDLEEDKEKLRFAPHYVFVVTNHQLISDHVILEYLEGEHRYLGISVIFAAEAKESLTENIHTLIRYINDEQGDILIQDKKAVKIPFSLDAHKRENNEEFARLLKTLDHQIGMTNSIPTSVTFLEMMNVKQVDQLPIKQNWLTRESAKSLAVPIGLKGREDKVELNLHEKAHGPHGLLAGTTGSGKSELLQTYILSLAVHFHPHEVAFLLIDYKGGGMAQPFKKMPHLLGTITNIEGSKNFSLRALASIKSELKRRQRLFDEYHVSHINDYTKLYKDKKANQPLPHLFLISDEFAELKTEEPDFIRELVSAARIGRSLGVHLILATQKPGGVIDNQIWSNARFRISLKVQNAEDSREILKNGDAASITLTGRGYLQVGNNEVYELFQSAWSGAPYREEETYDLEDEVAIVTDLGLVPLSEVSTQKQQQKEKITEISSIVQRIAETQKEMNVEKLQSPWLPPLESRLYLIKEEEQKERSTIVFAMIDEPEKQSQTNYPYQIIEDGNIGVFGSSGYGKTTTLLTLLLGIARRYSPEEIHYYLMDFGNGGLLPLKQLPHTADYFLIDQERKMEKFMNILKEEIARRKQLFQKQEVSSIKMYNALSEKQLPLLYLVIDNFDIVKEEMLDLEQQLNQFARDGQSLGIYLMLTATRINSVRQSLMNNLKTKIVHYLMDQTEAYTMLGRLEFAPEAIPGRAIIKQESAYFSQVYLPTEGNDDFEQMANVKAEVHELKDVYAHVDKPQAVPMLPTELNIVSFAAYYEKKKGLLPIGLDEEQVTPVYVNFLKVKHCIVLGQAQKGKTNTLKAFIHTALEQEVDQLGVFDSIDRGLASFIGDNRLVYLEGKEHIASWLDKVEEIMTERESIYHREISLGNSVPVFTPVFLVIDGYTRFLQNLDHLLQDRLVKFMKEYSHLGFNMIVSGSNNELTKGYDPLTLEIKQIRQAVVLMKKSEQTIFTLTYDRKEKEIQPGYGYYVENGKEQSIQIPLVNVERKAHV, from the coding sequence ATGAATATTCTTTGGATTTTTCATCAAGAAGCATATCAGAAATTAGAATGGAAACAAATACAAAAACAACAAGTTACAATTGGCTCGGAATTAGAACATACTGTTACCTTTCAAACCTATCCAAAAAAAGAAGAACCAATCACTATTCGTAAGGAGGAGGAGGGGTTTTCATTCCATGTGGGTTCCTCCCAAACTCGAAAGTTGGAGCCCCTCAAAGCATATAAGATCAACATTGAAAATGAGCAGTTCACCCTTTATTTAAGTCAACAAAAAGTAGAGAAGCAAATTTACTATATAGGACATCTGCCTGAACTGTCCTTCTCGACAAGGGAGGATGCACAATCCACTTTCTTTAAACAAGCAGATGAGGGGATGAAAGAACAAGGATCCTTCGATCTTTTACGACAGGGAAATGAATGGGTGCTAGAAGGATCTATGGATGAGACTGTGTTCGTAAATGGTCAGAGAGTACATGCAAAACAAAGGATTCATACCGGTGACGAAATTGTTTGGCCCTTTATGAGCATGACATTGATTGAGGATGATTTTATTCAAGTGGATAGCGTATCAACTGTTCACACCTCCCTACCTGTAACAAAACAGCCAGATTCTGAGATGAAAAAGAAGTATCCTCTTTATCGTAGGGCGCCCAGAATGGTGTATGACTTACCCGATGAAAAAGTACAGCTGTCATTTCCTGGCCAGGATACGGAGGGGTCCAATCGGAGTCTTTGGTTAATCATTATGCCGCCGCTTGTGATGCTTCTCGTCATGGGGTTAGTTGCCATTTTAGTTCCAAGAGGGATTTTTATTATTGTCTCATTAGTCATGTTTATGACGACCTTAGTGACATCAACTGTTCAGTATTTTAAAGACAGAGGAAATCAAAAGAAAGCTAAGGAGCGTCGAAAACGAATATATACAAATTATTTGCATACAAAAAGAGCCGAGCTACAACAAGTAGCAGACAAACAAAAGGATGTCCTTTTGTTTCATTTTCCTTCTTTTGAACGAATGAAGTACTTAACAAGCCAGCATTCAGACAGATTATGGGAGCGATCATTAGAGAGCCCGGATTTTCTCCAATTTCGACTTGGAACAGGAACGGTTCCAGCAAGCTACAAGATTAGTGCTACATCCTCTGATATGTCTAATCGAGAGATGGATGAATTGCTAGAGGAATCACAAAAGCTTGAAAACAGCTATCAATTCTTAGAAAACTTACCGATTACTGCAGACCTCTCTAAAGGTGCAGTTGGGCTAATTGGAAAGAATGCAGTGTTGAAAAATGAGCTCCATCAAATGATTGGACAGCTCGCATTTTTTCACAGCTACCATGATTTGCGTTTTGTCCTTTTATTTGATGAACTGGAGTATCTGGAATGGGAGTGGATGAAGTGGCTTCCGCATTTTCAGGTTCCAAATTCCTATGCGAAGGGATTTATTTATAACGAAAAAACACGGGATCAACTGCTCTATTCATTGTATGAAATGATTCGTGAACGAGATCTGGAAGAGGATAAAGAAAAGCTTCGCTTTGCTCCTCACTATGTGTTTGTTGTGACAAACCACCAGCTTATTTCAGATCACGTCATTCTAGAGTATTTAGAGGGCGAGCATCGTTATTTAGGAATATCTGTTATTTTTGCAGCGGAAGCGAAGGAAAGCTTAACAGAGAATATTCATACTCTTATCCGCTATATCAATGACGAGCAAGGAGATATTCTTATTCAGGATAAAAAGGCTGTAAAGATACCTTTTAGTTTAGATGCACATAAACGAGAAAATAACGAGGAGTTTGCGCGACTTTTAAAAACGCTAGATCATCAAATTGGAATGACAAACTCCATTCCAACTAGTGTGACTTTCCTGGAAATGATGAATGTTAAGCAAGTCGATCAGCTTCCTATTAAACAAAATTGGCTAACGCGTGAGTCGGCTAAATCGTTAGCTGTACCTATTGGTTTAAAGGGGAGAGAGGATAAAGTTGAGCTGAATTTACATGAGAAGGCACATGGACCTCATGGATTATTAGCGGGTACCACAGGTTCAGGGAAAAGTGAGCTTTTGCAAACGTACATCTTATCCCTAGCTGTTCATTTTCATCCACATGAAGTGGCCTTTTTGCTTATTGACTATAAAGGTGGAGGAATGGCACAACCTTTCAAGAAAATGCCTCATTTATTAGGAACGATCACAAATATTGAAGGAAGTAAGAATTTTAGCCTGCGTGCATTAGCATCGATTAAAAGCGAGCTGAAAAGGCGTCAGCGTTTATTTGACGAGTATCATGTTTCACATATTAATGACTATACGAAGCTATATAAGGATAAAAAAGCGAATCAGCCGTTACCACATTTGTTTTTAATATCAGATGAATTTGCGGAGCTAAAAACGGAGGAGCCTGATTTTATCCGTGAGCTTGTAAGTGCTGCCCGGATTGGACGTAGTTTAGGTGTCCATCTTATTCTTGCAACACAAAAGCCTGGTGGTGTTATTGATAACCAAATTTGGAGTAATGCACGCTTTCGTATTTCCTTAAAGGTGCAAAATGCAGAGGATAGCCGTGAAATCCTTAAAAATGGAGATGCGGCATCTATTACTCTGACAGGTAGAGGGTATTTACAGGTTGGAAATAACGAGGTATATGAGCTTTTCCAATCAGCTTGGAGTGGTGCCCCTTATCGTGAAGAGGAGACGTACGATTTAGAGGATGAAGTCGCCATTGTGACGGATCTTGGCTTAGTGCCATTATCAGAGGTTTCGACCCAAAAACAGCAACAAAAAGAAAAAATAACGGAAATCTCTTCTATTGTCCAAAGAATAGCAGAAACACAAAAAGAGATGAACGTTGAAAAGCTTCAAAGCCCGTGGCTTCCACCTCTTGAATCGAGATTGTATCTAATAAAAGAGGAGGAGCAAAAGGAAAGGTCGACGATTGTATTCGCAATGATTGACGAGCCTGAAAAGCAAAGTCAAACGAATTATCCATACCAGATCATTGAAGATGGGAACATTGGGGTGTTTGGTTCATCAGGCTATGGTAAAACAACAACTTTACTTACTTTACTTTTAGGGATAGCTAGAAGGTATTCGCCAGAAGAGATTCATTATTATTTGATGGACTTTGGAAATGGTGGATTATTGCCTCTTAAGCAGCTCCCACATACAGCAGATTATTTCTTAATCGATCAAGAACGTAAGATGGAGAAGTTCATGAATATCCTAAAAGAAGAGATTGCGAGAAGAAAGCAATTATTTCAAAAGCAAGAGGTAAGTTCGATCAAGATGTATAACGCATTAAGTGAAAAACAGCTACCTCTCCTCTATTTAGTTATTGATAATTTTGACATCGTGAAAGAAGAGATGCTAGACCTTGAACAACAGTTAAACCAGTTTGCAAGGGACGGCCAATCTCTCGGTATATACCTCATGCTCACAGCAACAAGAATTAATTCTGTACGTCAATCGTTAATGAATAATTTAAAAACGAAAATCGTCCATTATCTAATGGATCAAACAGAGGCTTATACGATGTTAGGAAGACTTGAATTTGCTCCGGAAGCAATTCCTGGCCGAGCCATTATAAAGCAGGAATCAGCCTACTTTTCACAGGTGTATCTACCTACTGAAGGGAACGATGACTTTGAGCAAATGGCGAATGTGAAGGCAGAGGTTCATGAGCTAAAAGATGTTTATGCACATGTGGATAAACCACAAGCCGTACCTATGTTACCAACAGAGCTGAATATCGTTTCTTTTGCTGCCTATTATGAAAAGAAAAAGGGATTACTTCCTATCGGGCTGGATGAAGAACAAGTCACACCTGTTTATGTGAATTTTCTTAAAGTAAAGCATTGTATCGTTCTCGGTCAGGCACAAAAAGGAAAAACGAACACACTAAAAGCATTTATCCATACGGCATTAGAGCAAGAAGTAGATCAACTCGGTGTGTTTGATTCCATCGATCGCGGTTTAGCTTCTTTCATAGGTGATAACCGCTTAGTTTATTTAGAAGGGAAAGAGCACATTGCTTCTTGGCTCGATAAGGTAGAAGAAATCATGACTGAGCGGGAAAGTATCTATCATCGTGAAATCAGTCTAGGAAACTCAGTACCTGTATTTACACCGGTGTTTCTAGTCATTGATGGATACACACGTTTTTTACAAAATCTTGATCATCTCCTTCAAGATCGCCTCGTCAAGTTTATGAAAGAGTATAGCCATCTTGGCTTTAATATGATTGTTTCAGGAAGTAACAATGAGCTAACGAAAGGATATGATCCTTTAACTCTTGAAATCAAACAAATTCGCCAGGCGGTTGTTCTTATGAAAAAATCGGAGCAAACGATCTTTACACTCACATATGATCGAAAAGAAAAAGAAATTCAACCAGGGTATGGATACTATGTTGAAAACGGTAAAGAACAAAGTATTCAAATTCCATTAGTGAATGTGGAAAGGAAGGCACATGTATGA